The following proteins are co-located in the Microbacterium sp. SORGH_AS_0888 genome:
- a CDS encoding adenine phosphoribosyltransferase, with protein MPHPDPDALARAESLIALIPDYPEAGVLFRDIAPLLADAAALEAVTAALIEPFAGSFDVVAGVEARGFLLAGAAAIAAGVGLVPIRKAGKLPRPAASVDYALEYATATIEMHDDIPRGTRVLLIDDVLATGGTLAAARELVHRIGGEVAGVTVLMELEALGGRAVLGDPGLHAVFRV; from the coding sequence GTGCCGCATCCCGACCCGGACGCCCTCGCGCGCGCCGAGAGCCTGATCGCCCTCATCCCCGACTATCCCGAGGCCGGGGTGCTGTTCCGCGACATCGCGCCGCTGCTCGCAGACGCCGCCGCTCTCGAAGCCGTCACCGCCGCGCTGATCGAGCCGTTCGCGGGATCCTTCGACGTCGTGGCGGGCGTCGAAGCACGCGGGTTCCTGCTCGCCGGAGCCGCTGCGATCGCGGCGGGCGTCGGCCTCGTGCCGATCCGCAAGGCGGGCAAGCTGCCGCGGCCTGCCGCATCCGTCGACTACGCCCTCGAGTACGCGACGGCCACGATCGAGATGCACGACGACATCCCGCGCGGCACCCGCGTGCTCCTGATCGACGACGTGCTGGCGACGGGCGGCACGCTCGCCGCCGCACGCGAGCTGGTGCATCGGATCGGCGGCGAGGTCGCCGGCGTCACCGTGCTGATGGAGCTCGAGGCGCTCGGCGGCAGGGCCGTCCTCGGCGACCCCGGCCTGCACGCGGTCTTCCGGGTCTGA
- a CDS encoding glycoside hydrolase family 13 protein, with product MTQQDAASPTGSEWWRTAVIYQIYPRSFADANGDGIGDLPGITRRLDALADLGVDAIWLSPFMVSPQKDAGYDVADYCDVDPLFGTLDDFDRMLHAAHERGIRVIVDLVPNHSSDQHVWFQEALTAAPGSPERARYIFRDGKGENGELPPNNWESVFGGGMWQRVVEADGTPGQWYLHIFDVSQPDFDWTNPEVREYFRGVLRFWLDRGVDGFRVDVAHGLIKADGLPDYSPPADGDSMGGEDDDVPYWGQPGVHDVYRDWHAVLEEYPGHRALCAEAWLPTPEKTALWVRPDEMNQAFNFPYLTTEWDAAALRKVISESLEAFPAVGAPATWVLSNHDVIRHASRLALTAESPQGEGIGPLSAAQPIPELGLRRARAATTVMLALPGSAYLFQGEELGLPEAVDLPDSARQDPTWFRTNHEKYGRDGCRVPIPWEAAAPAFGFNDSGASWLPQPTDWARFARDVEAADPDSTLHLYTRLLRLRREHGLGAGTLTWIGDEGDDVLAFRNGNVTVIANLGAQPIPLPSGEVLVSSEPLTGDVLPADTAAWLLS from the coding sequence ATGACGCAGCAGGATGCCGCATCCCCGACCGGTTCCGAGTGGTGGCGAACCGCCGTGATCTACCAGATCTATCCGCGCTCCTTCGCCGATGCGAACGGCGACGGCATCGGCGATCTGCCCGGCATCACGCGCCGGCTCGACGCCCTCGCAGACCTGGGGGTCGACGCGATCTGGCTGAGCCCGTTCATGGTCTCGCCGCAGAAGGACGCCGGCTACGACGTCGCCGACTACTGCGACGTCGACCCGCTGTTCGGCACCCTGGACGACTTCGACCGGATGCTGCACGCCGCCCACGAACGCGGCATCCGCGTGATCGTGGACCTCGTCCCCAACCACTCCTCCGACCAGCACGTCTGGTTCCAGGAGGCGCTGACGGCGGCGCCCGGCAGCCCGGAGCGCGCGCGCTATATCTTCCGCGACGGGAAGGGCGAGAACGGCGAGCTGCCTCCCAACAACTGGGAGTCGGTCTTCGGCGGCGGGATGTGGCAGCGCGTCGTCGAGGCGGACGGCACGCCCGGGCAGTGGTACCTCCACATCTTCGACGTCTCCCAGCCGGACTTCGACTGGACCAACCCCGAGGTCCGCGAGTATTTCCGCGGCGTCCTCCGGTTCTGGCTCGACCGCGGGGTCGACGGCTTCCGGGTGGACGTCGCCCACGGCCTGATCAAGGCGGACGGGCTCCCCGACTACTCGCCTCCCGCCGACGGCGACTCGATGGGCGGGGAGGACGACGACGTCCCGTACTGGGGACAGCCCGGCGTCCACGATGTATACCGCGACTGGCATGCCGTGCTCGAGGAGTATCCCGGCCACCGCGCCCTGTGCGCGGAGGCGTGGCTCCCGACCCCCGAGAAGACCGCGCTCTGGGTGCGCCCCGACGAGATGAACCAGGCGTTCAACTTCCCTTACCTCACGACCGAGTGGGATGCGGCGGCCCTGCGCAAGGTCATCAGCGAGTCGCTGGAGGCGTTCCCCGCCGTCGGCGCCCCCGCCACCTGGGTCCTGTCGAACCACGACGTGATCCGCCACGCGTCCCGTCTCGCGCTGACGGCCGAGAGCCCGCAGGGCGAAGGCATCGGCCCGCTCTCGGCGGCTCAGCCCATCCCGGAGCTGGGGCTGCGGCGGGCCCGCGCGGCGACGACCGTGATGCTCGCCCTCCCCGGCTCCGCGTATCTCTTCCAGGGGGAGGAGCTCGGTCTTCCCGAGGCCGTCGACCTGCCCGACTCGGCCCGCCAGGACCCCACCTGGTTCCGCACGAACCACGAGAAGTACGGTCGCGACGGATGCCGCGTGCCGATTCCGTGGGAGGCGGCGGCGCCCGCCTTCGGTTTCAATGACTCGGGCGCCTCCTGGCTCCCGCAGCCGACCGACTGGGCGCGCTTCGCCCGCGACGTGGAGGCCGCGGACCCCGACTCCACCCTGCATCTCTACACGCGGCTCCTGCGCCTCCGGCGGGAGCACGGGCTGGGCGCGGGCACGCTGACCTGGATCGGAGACGAGGGCGACGACGTGCTCGCATTCCGCAACGGGAATGTCACGGTCATCGCCAACCTCGGGGCGCAGCCGATTCCGCTCCCGTCGGGCGAGGTCCTGGTCTCGAGCGAGCCGCTCACCGGGGACGTCCTGCCCGCTGACACCGCGGCCTGGCTCCTTTCATAG
- a CDS encoding amidohydrolase — MALDLEAIYIDLHRHPELSFQETRTAGVVAARLTELGIPFETGVGRTGVVARLENGPGPVVWLRADMDALPVEERTGLAYASTARGTDAAGNDVPVMHACGHDLHTTALLGALERLRDTRDAWTGTVVAVFQPAEELGAGSQAMIDDGVLDRAPGPDIVLGQHITALPAGVIGLRPGTQMTASDGLTVVLHGRGGHGSRPHATIDPVVMAAATVMRLQTLVAREVDPREVAVVTVGSIHAGLKHNIIPPEATLQLSLRYTDDDARERMLARVERVVRAEAAASGADREPTITLDHTLPATINDPEATARVRAAFAAAFGDAAVTDPGLFTGSEDVSRFARAAGVPLVFWFWGGIDPAVYAAAERAGTVDRGIPTIHSPLFAPVRHPTIEQGVENLVVAARAFLG, encoded by the coding sequence ATGGCGCTCGACCTCGAGGCGATCTACATCGACCTGCACCGACATCCTGAGCTCTCGTTCCAGGAGACGCGGACGGCGGGTGTGGTCGCGGCCCGCCTCACCGAGCTCGGCATCCCCTTCGAGACGGGCGTCGGGCGCACGGGGGTCGTCGCACGGCTGGAGAACGGCCCGGGCCCGGTGGTCTGGCTGCGCGCCGACATGGATGCGCTGCCGGTCGAGGAGCGCACCGGCCTCGCCTACGCCAGCACCGCTCGGGGGACGGATGCGGCGGGGAACGACGTCCCGGTCATGCACGCCTGCGGACACGACCTCCACACGACCGCCCTGCTCGGCGCACTCGAACGCCTGCGCGACACCCGCGACGCGTGGACGGGCACGGTCGTCGCCGTGTTCCAGCCGGCGGAGGAGCTGGGCGCGGGATCGCAGGCGATGATCGACGACGGCGTGCTCGATCGTGCGCCCGGGCCCGACATCGTCCTCGGCCAGCACATCACAGCGCTCCCCGCGGGCGTGATCGGGCTCCGTCCGGGCACGCAGATGACCGCCTCCGACGGCCTGACGGTCGTCCTCCACGGACGGGGCGGGCACGGCTCCCGCCCGCACGCGACGATCGATCCGGTCGTGATGGCTGCGGCGACCGTCATGCGGCTGCAGACGCTCGTCGCCCGCGAGGTCGACCCGCGCGAGGTGGCGGTCGTCACCGTCGGCTCGATCCACGCGGGGCTCAAGCACAACATCATCCCGCCCGAGGCGACGCTGCAGCTCAGCCTGCGCTACACCGACGACGACGCCCGGGAACGGATGCTGGCTCGCGTGGAACGGGTCGTGCGGGCCGAGGCCGCGGCATCCGGAGCCGACCGCGAGCCCACGATCACGCTGGACCACACCCTTCCGGCGACCATCAACGACCCGGAGGCGACCGCTCGCGTGCGCGCGGCGTTCGCGGCGGCCTTCGGCGACGCCGCGGTCACCGACCCGGGCCTGTTCACGGGGAGCGAGGACGTGTCGCGATTCGCGCGGGCCGCGGGAGTCCCCCTCGTGTTCTGGTTCTGGGGCGGCATCGACCCCGCTGTGTACGCCGCCGCGGAGCGTGCAGGCACCGTCGACCGCGGCATCCCGACGATCCACTCGCCGCTGTTCGCGCCCGTGCGACATCCCACGATCGAGCAGGGCGTGGAGAATCTCGTCGTCGCCGCGCGCGCTTTCCTCGGCTGA
- a CDS encoding VanZ family protein, which translates to MHSVVAGAATLDAPYARRVQQVHLGVIAVVLGGLAGIVLFVPFVALSYRRRGGLSVGRSLLWIAAVVYFWAIWTYTLLPLPEPDAIRCAGVNLDVWAFVDDIRGASARPGNMLTDPAVLQLALNVVLFLPLGFFVRVLGGRGILVAVLAGLGTSLFIETTQLTGVWGLYPCAYRVFDVDDLLTNTTGALLGSIAGFVVPARHRGLAVTPDADDPDPVTRRRRLLAMLCDVLGAAVLQVTLAVGGQLVQLVVRGDGVVIDGALSSTIAATLTAGLWLVVTLATGRTIGDLATQLRYASAMPAWLARPLRFLGGIGGWMLLGALPAPWSALAGVYAVVAIVLLFTTAGGRGIPGLVTASRLVDARATEPARPGR; encoded by the coding sequence GTGCACTCGGTCGTCGCGGGGGCGGCGACGCTCGACGCGCCCTATGCTCGACGCGTGCAGCAGGTCCACCTCGGCGTCATCGCGGTCGTGTTGGGTGGGCTCGCCGGCATCGTCCTGTTCGTGCCGTTCGTGGCGCTCAGCTACCGGCGTCGCGGCGGGCTCAGCGTCGGCCGCTCCCTGCTGTGGATCGCCGCGGTCGTCTACTTCTGGGCGATCTGGACATACACCCTGTTGCCCCTGCCCGAGCCGGATGCGATCCGCTGCGCGGGCGTCAACCTCGACGTGTGGGCGTTCGTCGACGACATCCGGGGTGCCTCGGCGCGACCCGGAAACATGCTGACGGATCCCGCCGTCCTGCAGCTCGCGCTGAACGTCGTCCTGTTCCTCCCGCTCGGCTTCTTCGTGCGGGTCCTGGGTGGACGGGGCATCCTGGTGGCCGTTCTCGCCGGCCTGGGCACGTCGCTGTTCATCGAGACCACGCAGCTGACGGGCGTGTGGGGGCTCTACCCCTGCGCATACCGCGTGTTCGACGTGGACGATCTGCTCACCAACACCACGGGCGCCCTGCTCGGCTCGATCGCGGGGTTCGTCGTGCCCGCCCGGCACCGCGGCCTCGCGGTGACCCCCGACGCCGACGATCCGGACCCGGTGACGCGCCGCCGGCGGCTGCTCGCCATGCTGTGCGACGTGCTCGGTGCCGCCGTGCTCCAGGTCACGCTCGCGGTCGGTGGCCAGCTCGTGCAGCTGGTCGTGCGCGGCGACGGCGTCGTGATCGACGGGGCGCTCTCGTCGACGATCGCCGCGACCCTCACGGCCGGCCTGTGGCTCGTCGTGACACTCGCGACCGGCCGCACGATCGGCGACCTCGCGACCCAGCTGCGGTATGCGAGCGCGATGCCGGCCTGGCTCGCGCGCCCCCTCCGCTTCCTCGGCGGGATCGGCGGATGGATGCTGCTCGGCGCTCTCCCGGCGCCCTGGTCGGCGCTCGCCGGGGTCTACGCGGTGGTCGCGATCGTGCTGCTGTTCACGACGGCCGGAGGCCGCGGCATCCCGGGCCTGGTGACCGCCTCACGGCTCGTCGACGCGCGTGCGACCGAGCCGGCGCGACCCGGGCGCTGA
- a CDS encoding YbaB/EbfC family nucleoid-associated protein — protein MDGTPPTIDDVRARLEHIDLQVEQAQVHAERMNQLASDLRDVSAEVTSPGGEVRVTVDASGRLIDIAFGAAAERTRSDALRTALLDALEEGYRIVSGRQVALAEETLGEQSPTVAMLRDGATPERAEDRARRRRDHPMSHEISIDPDALEAHIGQVQDVVADVDRALQAVAYTQLNSLAFGLMCSFAAAPTTVVGTAAAAAMTATGGLLNRSATIVKAGIADFADFEQRTVAQLRELASGIDGERTWLV, from the coding sequence ATGGACGGCACCCCACCCACCATCGATGACGTGCGAGCGCGCCTCGAGCACATCGACCTCCAGGTCGAGCAGGCGCAGGTCCACGCGGAGCGCATGAACCAGCTCGCGAGCGACCTCCGCGATGTATCCGCGGAGGTCACCTCGCCGGGCGGCGAGGTCCGCGTGACGGTCGACGCGAGCGGCAGGCTGATCGACATCGCCTTCGGAGCGGCGGCGGAGAGGACCAGGTCGGACGCTCTTCGCACAGCGCTCCTGGACGCGCTGGAGGAGGGGTATCGGATCGTCAGCGGAAGGCAGGTCGCCCTTGCCGAGGAGACACTGGGCGAGCAATCGCCGACCGTCGCGATGCTGCGCGACGGTGCGACCCCGGAACGCGCCGAAGATCGTGCGCGACGACGACGGGATCATCCGATGAGCCATGAGATCTCGATCGACCCGGATGCGCTGGAGGCCCACATCGGTCAGGTGCAGGATGTCGTCGCCGACGTCGATCGGGCCTTGCAGGCGGTCGCCTACACGCAGCTGAACTCGCTCGCCTTCGGGCTCATGTGCTCCTTCGCAGCCGCCCCAACCACCGTCGTTGGCACGGCGGCCGCGGCTGCCATGACGGCTACCGGGGGGCTGCTGAACCGTTCCGCCACCATCGTGAAGGCGGGGATCGCCGACTTCGCCGACTTTGAGCAGCGCACGGTGGCGCAGCTGCGGGAGCTCGCGAGCGGGATCGACGGCGAGAGGACGTGGCTCGTATGA
- a CDS encoding Pr6Pr family membrane protein: MFLADRRIALGYRVVAALLILWGVLRVTGTLDGRFSGVAFLYFTVLSNLLCIGWFVALAVATVRDLARTGPRGPSAPWPRTGGAVMMAITVTMLTYPIVLAPEAFTQGSGYTPFTLTDDLIHIVAPVLTILDWLLFTPKGSFRWYDPPLWALIPYIYLAFAFAFAYGAAGGVFGAAGSRYPYPFMSVPLHGVGGVALWILALTVAMEVIAFAYVAVDRALGRVRASRAERGVGP, from the coding sequence GTGTTCCTCGCTGATCGCCGGATCGCGCTCGGGTACCGCGTCGTCGCGGCGCTTCTCATCCTCTGGGGCGTGCTCCGGGTCACGGGAACCCTCGACGGACGGTTCTCCGGCGTCGCCTTCCTGTACTTCACGGTGCTGAGCAACCTGCTGTGCATCGGATGGTTCGTCGCGCTCGCCGTGGCGACCGTGCGCGATCTGGCACGCACCGGTCCCCGCGGTCCGTCCGCGCCCTGGCCGCGAACCGGCGGCGCCGTCATGATGGCGATCACCGTGACGATGCTGACCTACCCCATCGTTCTCGCGCCGGAGGCGTTCACGCAGGGAAGCGGTTACACACCGTTCACCCTGACGGACGACCTGATCCACATCGTCGCCCCCGTGCTGACGATCCTCGATTGGCTGTTGTTCACCCCGAAGGGGTCGTTCCGCTGGTATGACCCGCCGCTGTGGGCGCTGATCCCGTACATCTACCTCGCCTTCGCCTTCGCCTTCGCCTACGGCGCGGCGGGCGGCGTGTTCGGTGCGGCCGGGTCCCGCTACCCGTACCCGTTCATGTCGGTCCCGCTCCACGGCGTCGGCGGCGTCGCCCTGTGGATCCTCGCGCTCACGGTCGCGATGGAGGTCATCGCGTTCGCGTACGTGGCGGTCGACCGGGCTCTCGGCCGGGTCCGCGCCTCACGCGCCGAGCGCGGGGTGGGTCCGTAG
- a CDS encoding APC family permease, producing MAKRLLLGDPLASGDADDHLLRKRMALPIFASDALSSVAYAPQELLMILLIGGTAFLAFSPWIALAVVVLLVVVVLSYRQLIKAYPSGGGDYEVARTNLGEGPGVVVASALLVDYILTVAVSVASGVDNIISALPGLNPWRVELAVGFVILLVIVNLRGVREASRAFALPTYIFIGSVGVMIVVGVIRWLLGDPPVASSAQYEVHAENLSQVAVILLVLRAFSSGCSALTGVEAVSNGVPAFRRPKVKNAQRTLTAMGAIAILLFAGLTLIALVSGVRYAEDACHLVGFDCSQPQPSLMAQVAAATFGMNSIPFFIIQAATACVLLLAANTAFNGFPLLGAVLARDGYAPKALNTRGDRLVFSNGMIVLGIVAILVLVVSRADLSTLIQLYIIGVFVSFSLGQVGMVVHWRRALRGLKQLPDAALPQKSTRFSRREIVNGLVINSLGAGLTAAVFIIVTITKFTHGAWLVFLAIPVLSLLMIGVSRYYRDVEHEIAFDDQTHFGASGDLALVLVGRLQKPVAKAIDYALAARHEKTLAVHVAVTKESADQLQRDWQEHRMPVPLVIIESPYRTYAGPVAAFINKYRAKHGPAVVTVYLPQYIVGHWWESFLHNRRARRVAQQLMLVHGVTITLVPWLLDSTELIYGRRSRPLPGQERAGRPYSPGGKVLPASMLDSAGPGSVTRVDPVSEGGESR from the coding sequence ATGGCGAAGCGCCTGCTGCTCGGCGACCCGCTCGCGTCCGGCGACGCCGACGACCACCTGCTGCGCAAGCGCATGGCGCTGCCCATATTCGCCTCCGACGCGCTGTCGTCCGTCGCGTACGCGCCGCAGGAGCTGCTGATGATCCTGCTGATCGGCGGCACGGCCTTCCTGGCGTTCAGCCCGTGGATCGCCCTGGCCGTCGTCGTGCTGCTCGTCGTCGTCGTGCTGTCGTACCGGCAGCTCATCAAGGCCTACCCCTCGGGGGGCGGCGACTACGAGGTCGCCCGGACCAACCTCGGCGAGGGACCCGGTGTCGTGGTCGCGTCCGCCCTGCTGGTCGACTACATCCTCACGGTCGCGGTGTCGGTCGCGTCCGGCGTCGACAACATCATCTCCGCGCTCCCGGGGCTCAACCCCTGGCGCGTCGAGCTGGCGGTGGGCTTCGTCATCCTGCTCGTGATCGTGAACCTGCGCGGCGTCCGGGAGGCCTCCCGTGCGTTCGCGCTGCCGACCTACATCTTCATCGGCTCCGTCGGCGTCATGATCGTCGTCGGTGTCATCCGGTGGCTGCTCGGTGATCCGCCGGTGGCATCCAGCGCGCAGTACGAGGTGCACGCCGAGAACCTGTCGCAGGTCGCGGTGATCCTCCTCGTGCTGCGGGCGTTCTCGAGCGGCTGCTCGGCTCTGACGGGTGTCGAGGCGGTGTCCAACGGCGTGCCGGCGTTCCGCCGCCCGAAGGTCAAGAACGCGCAGCGGACGCTCACGGCGATGGGCGCGATCGCCATCCTGCTCTTCGCCGGACTCACCCTGATCGCGCTCGTGTCGGGTGTCCGCTACGCGGAGGACGCCTGCCACCTCGTGGGCTTCGACTGCTCGCAGCCCCAGCCGAGCCTCATGGCCCAGGTGGCGGCGGCGACCTTCGGGATGAACTCCATCCCCTTCTTCATCATCCAGGCGGCGACCGCCTGCGTCCTGCTGCTCGCGGCCAACACGGCCTTCAACGGCTTCCCCCTGCTCGGGGCCGTGCTCGCTCGCGACGGCTACGCCCCGAAGGCGCTGAACACCCGCGGCGACCGCCTCGTCTTCTCCAACGGCATGATCGTGCTGGGCATCGTGGCGATCCTCGTGCTGGTCGTCTCCCGCGCAGACCTGTCGACGCTGATCCAGCTGTACATCATCGGCGTGTTCGTGTCGTTCTCGCTCGGCCAGGTCGGCATGGTCGTGCACTGGCGACGGGCGCTCCGGGGGCTGAAGCAGCTTCCGGATGCGGCTCTGCCGCAGAAGTCGACGAGGTTCAGCCGCCGAGAGATCGTCAACGGCCTGGTGATCAACTCTCTCGGCGCGGGGCTCACGGCCGCCGTGTTCATCATCGTCACGATCACGAAGTTCACGCACGGGGCGTGGCTCGTCTTCCTGGCGATCCCCGTGCTGTCGCTGCTGATGATCGGCGTCAGCCGCTACTACCGCGACGTGGAGCACGAGATCGCCTTCGACGACCAGACGCATTTCGGCGCATCCGGCGACCTGGCGCTCGTGCTGGTCGGACGGCTGCAGAAGCCGGTCGCGAAGGCGATCGACTATGCGCTGGCCGCCCGTCACGAGAAGACGCTGGCGGTGCACGTCGCCGTAACCAAGGAGTCGGCAGACCAGCTGCAGCGGGACTGGCAGGAGCACAGGATGCCGGTGCCGCTCGTGATCATCGAGTCGCCGTACCGCACCTACGCGGGACCGGTCGCCGCCTTCATCAACAAGTACCGGGCGAAGCACGGCCCGGCTGTCGTCACGGTCTACCTGCCCCAGTACATCGTGGGGCACTGGTGGGAGTCGTTCCTGCACAACCGGCGCGCGCGACGAGTCGCCCAGCAGCTCATGCTCGTGCACGGCGTGACGATCACGCTCGTGCCGTGGCTGCTCGACTCGACAGAGCTCATCTACGGACGCCGTTCGCGTCCGCTCCCCGGCCAGGAGCGCGCCGGACGGCCGTACTCGCCCGGGGGCAAGGTGCTGCCCGCGTCCATGCTGGATTCCGCGGGACCGGGCTCGGTGACCCGCGTCGACCCGGTGAGCGAGGGCGGCGAGAGCCGCTGA
- a CDS encoding aminotransferase class V-fold PLP-dependent enzyme, giving the protein MSFSGFDPSRVRADFPLLAHEVNGHPLVYLDSGATSQRPQQVLDAELDFLTRTNSAVHRGAHTLAAEATELFEDARRTVAGFVGADEDTFVWTHGATEGLNLIAYSIGNATVGASAALALRPGDEIVVTESEHHANLIPWQQLAARTGAVLRHIPVRDDGTLDLDAAASLIGERTRVVAFPHVSNVLGIVNPAEALIALAREVGALTVMDACQSAPHVPLDLPALGVDLAVFSGHKMLGPYGVGGLYGRREVLEAMPPFLTGGSMITTVTLDRAEFLPPPLRFEAGTQPVSQAVALAAAVRYLDELGMPAVHAHERELESRMRDGLRAIEGIRLLGDADAERVALVAFEVEGVHAHDVGQILDAQGIAVRVGHHCAQPLHRRFGMTASVRASASVFTTDADVDALVAAVAGVRTFFGRESAAAGRGSGAR; this is encoded by the coding sequence ATGAGCTTCTCCGGTTTCGATCCGTCGCGCGTGCGCGCGGACTTCCCGCTGCTCGCGCACGAGGTCAACGGACATCCGCTGGTCTACCTCGACTCCGGCGCCACGAGCCAGCGACCGCAGCAGGTCCTCGACGCCGAGCTCGATTTCCTGACGCGCACGAACTCCGCCGTCCACCGGGGCGCCCACACCCTCGCGGCCGAGGCGACGGAGCTGTTCGAGGATGCGCGCCGCACGGTGGCCGGTTTCGTCGGCGCCGACGAGGACACGTTCGTGTGGACCCACGGTGCCACGGAGGGCCTCAACCTCATCGCATACTCGATCGGGAATGCGACCGTGGGGGCCTCCGCGGCGCTGGCTCTGCGCCCGGGCGACGAGATCGTGGTGACCGAGTCGGAGCACCACGCCAACCTGATCCCGTGGCAGCAGCTCGCGGCCCGCACGGGCGCCGTGCTGCGCCACATCCCCGTCCGCGACGACGGCACGCTGGACCTGGATGCCGCCGCCTCGCTCATCGGCGAACGCACCCGCGTCGTGGCCTTCCCGCACGTCTCGAACGTGCTCGGGATCGTCAACCCGGCCGAGGCCCTGATCGCGCTGGCGCGCGAGGTCGGCGCGCTGACGGTCATGGACGCGTGCCAGTCGGCGCCGCACGTGCCGCTCGACCTGCCGGCGCTCGGGGTCGATCTCGCCGTCTTCAGCGGGCACAAGATGCTGGGTCCCTACGGCGTGGGCGGGCTGTACGGACGGCGCGAGGTTCTCGAGGCGATGCCGCCCTTCCTCACGGGCGGGTCGATGATCACGACGGTGACGCTCGACCGGGCCGAGTTCCTGCCCCCGCCCCTGCGGTTCGAAGCGGGCACGCAGCCGGTGTCGCAGGCGGTGGCACTCGCCGCGGCGGTGCGGTACCTCGACGAGCTCGGGATGCCGGCCGTGCACGCACACGAGCGCGAGCTCGAATCGCGCATGCGCGACGGCTTACGTGCCATCGAGGGCATACGTCTTCTCGGCGACGCCGACGCGGAGCGTGTCGCGCTCGTCGCGTTCGAGGTCGAGGGCGTCCACGCGCACGACGTCGGACAGATTCTGGACGCGCAGGGGATCGCAGTGCGGGTGGGCCACCACTGCGCGCAGCCGCTGCACCGGCGGTTCGGGATGACCGCGAGCGTGCGGGCCTCGGCATCCGTGTTCACGACCGATGCGGACGTGGATGCGCTCGTGGCTGCGGTGGCGGGCGTGCGCACGTTCTTCGGTCGCGAGAGCGCGGCGGCCGGACGAGGGAGCGGGGCGCGATGA
- the sufU gene encoding Fe-S cluster assembly sulfur transfer protein SufU: protein MSGLDGLYQELILDHSRARDGFGLAPEEGACATSYQRNPVCGDEITLRVRVDGDAILDVTWEGEGCSISQASASMLTGLVDGLDRPAATELIARFREALRSRGQIELDEDTFGDAAALNGVSKFTARVKCAMLAWVALEDALARA from the coding sequence ATGAGCGGACTGGACGGGCTCTACCAGGAGCTGATCCTCGATCACTCGAGAGCGCGCGACGGCTTCGGGCTCGCCCCCGAGGAGGGGGCGTGTGCCACCTCCTATCAGCGCAATCCCGTCTGCGGCGACGAGATCACCCTCCGCGTGCGCGTCGATGGCGACGCGATCCTCGACGTGACGTGGGAGGGCGAGGGCTGCTCGATCTCCCAGGCCTCGGCATCCATGCTCACGGGTCTCGTCGACGGCCTCGACCGGCCTGCGGCGACCGAGCTCATCGCGCGTTTCCGGGAGGCGCTGCGCTCCCGCGGGCAGATCGAGCTCGACGAGGACACCTTCGGGGATGCCGCCGCGCTCAACGGTGTCTCGAAGTTCACCGCCCGCGTCAAGTGCGCCATGCTCGCCTGGGTCGCGCTCGAGGACGCGCTCGCCCGCGCCTGA